A part of Paenibacillus sp. sptzw28 genomic DNA contains:
- a CDS encoding NCS2 family permease translates to MEGFFRLKENGTNVRTEIMAGLTTFMTMAYILAVNPGILGGAGLNVYSVFLATALAAGIFTIAMGLFVNFPVALAPGMGLNAYFATTVLASKATNSPITPEMALTAVFISGIIFLILTLTQIRQMLITAVPDSLKHAITVGIGLFITIIGLKNSGLLTVGVETVTDIPKGVFTDVLGFETVFHMGSLENPSVYLTLIGLLLIAVLMVLRVPGAILWGILGTTVVAIITGNVNVGAAFEGQSWAPNFGELNFWDFDFAGVWHTGIISVIATFTFVELFDTFGTLVGTANRAGIMKDPEKGKKRVGKAMFVDAIGVSGGAMLGTSTVTAYIESSAGIAQGGRTGLTAVTTGVAFLAALFLWPIISLIPGSATAAALIIVGVLMMQSVKEIDFQDMVYAIPAFLTIALMPFTYNIANGISFGIVTYVLLAAIANLAGKAKYNIHWLMWILAILIIARYAFIGSEG, encoded by the coding sequence ATGGAAGGTTTCTTTCGTCTGAAGGAAAACGGAACAAATGTACGGACAGAGATTATGGCAGGCCTTACGACTTTCATGACGATGGCTTATATATTGGCCGTCAATCCGGGTATTCTAGGCGGTGCCGGCCTTAACGTCTATTCGGTCTTCCTGGCCACTGCACTCGCAGCCGGAATATTCACAATCGCGATGGGCCTCTTCGTTAATTTTCCGGTAGCCCTTGCGCCGGGCATGGGACTCAATGCCTATTTTGCAACGACGGTACTGGCATCGAAAGCGACCAATTCCCCGATTACTCCGGAAATGGCGCTTACAGCCGTGTTCATCTCGGGAATTATTTTTCTCATACTAACTCTAACTCAAATCCGCCAGATGCTCATTACCGCTGTTCCAGACAGCTTAAAGCATGCGATCACGGTCGGTATCGGGCTGTTCATTACGATTATCGGCCTGAAGAACAGCGGCCTGCTGACAGTCGGGGTCGAAACGGTCACTGATATTCCAAAGGGCGTATTTACGGATGTGCTTGGGTTTGAAACCGTATTTCACATGGGAAGCCTGGAGAATCCGAGCGTTTATTTAACGTTGATCGGCCTGCTGCTCATTGCCGTGCTCATGGTTCTCCGCGTGCCGGGAGCTATATTATGGGGGATTCTCGGTACTACTGTCGTCGCGATTATTACCGGAAACGTTAATGTCGGCGCCGCGTTCGAAGGCCAGTCGTGGGCGCCGAACTTCGGCGAGCTGAACTTCTGGGACTTCGACTTTGCAGGCGTGTGGCATACAGGGATCATCTCTGTTATCGCGACCTTCACATTCGTCGAGCTTTTCGATACATTCGGCACGCTGGTCGGGACGGCCAATCGCGCCGGCATTATGAAGGACCCCGAGAAAGGCAAGAAGCGGGTCGGCAAGGCGATGTTCGTTGATGCGATCGGTGTTAGCGGCGGAGCAATGTTAGGAACGAGTACCGTTACGGCCTACATCGAGAGCTCGGCGGGTATCGCTCAGGGCGGACGGACAGGTCTGACGGCGGTAACGACCGGCGTGGCATTCCTTGCTGCCTTGTTCCTGTGGCCCATTATTTCACTTATTCCCGGGTCGGCAACGGCTGCCGCACTAATCATCGTTGGTGTGCTCATGATGCAATCGGTGAAAGAAATCGATTTTCAGGATATGGTATATGCGATTCCGGCTTTCCTGACGATTGCGCTTATGCCGTTCACTTATAACATTGCTAATGGTATTTCATTCGGCATCGTGACGTATGTTCTGCTTGCTGCAATCGCCAATCTGGCAGGAAAAGCAAAATACAACATACACTGGCTCATGTGGATACTGGCCATTCTTATTATTGCACGGTATGCTTTTATCGGCAGCGAAGGTTAA
- the guaA gene encoding glutamine-hydrolyzing GMP synthase yields the protein MDKPNEIIVVLDFGGQYNQLIARRIRDLGVYSELLPYNTPVERIRELQPKGIVFSGGPASVYEEKSPLVDPAIYDLGLPIFGICYGMQLMSHQLKGKVERAGKREYGKADVDFTADCHLVQGLESRQTVWMSHGDHVVQLPEGFRVDASTEHAPIAAMSHAERKFYAVQFHPEVRHSVYGNEMIRNFLYNVCGCEGNWSMETFIEDAIRDIRSEVGSSKVLCALSGGVDSSVVAILLHKAIGDQLTCMFIDHGLLRKGEADSVMETFVGKFDMKVVKIDASERFLGKLRGVDDPEQKRKIIGNEFIYVFQEESAKFDDFEFLAQGTLYTDIVESGTATAQTIKSHHNVGGLPEDIKFKLIEPLKALFKDEVRKVGEECGLPEEIVWRQPFPGPGLAIRVLGEVTDEKLTIVRDSDAILREEIAKAGLKREIWQYFTALPNMKSVGVMGDARTYSYTVGIRAVTSIDGMTADWARIPWDVLEKISVRIVNEVDNVNRVVYDITSKPPATIEWE from the coding sequence ATGGATAAGCCAAATGAAATAATCGTTGTCCTCGATTTCGGCGGACAATACAACCAATTAATCGCAAGACGTATCCGGGATTTGGGCGTATACAGCGAACTGCTGCCTTACAACACGCCGGTTGAGCGGATCCGCGAACTGCAGCCGAAAGGCATCGTGTTCTCGGGAGGTCCGGCAAGTGTTTATGAGGAGAAGTCGCCGCTCGTCGACCCGGCTATATATGATCTCGGGCTGCCGATCTTCGGCATCTGCTACGGCATGCAGCTGATGTCCCACCAGTTGAAGGGCAAAGTCGAGCGTGCAGGCAAGCGCGAATACGGCAAGGCCGATGTCGATTTCACAGCAGATTGCCATCTCGTACAAGGGCTCGAAAGCCGTCAAACTGTATGGATGAGCCACGGCGACCACGTCGTTCAGCTGCCTGAAGGCTTCCGCGTCGACGCGAGCACCGAGCATGCGCCGATCGCAGCGATGAGCCATGCGGAGCGCAAGTTCTATGCGGTGCAGTTCCACCCGGAAGTGCGCCATTCCGTATACGGCAATGAGATGATCCGTAATTTTCTCTATAACGTCTGCGGCTGCGAAGGCAACTGGAGCATGGAGACATTTATCGAAGATGCAATCCGCGATATCCGCAGCGAAGTCGGCAGCAGCAAAGTGCTGTGCGCATTATCGGGCGGAGTCGATTCTTCGGTCGTCGCGATTCTGCTCCACAAAGCGATCGGCGACCAGCTGACTTGTATGTTCATCGACCATGGTTTGCTGCGCAAAGGCGAAGCGGACAGCGTCATGGAGACCTTCGTCGGCAAGTTCGACATGAAGGTCGTGAAGATCGATGCGAGCGAGCGGTTTCTGGGCAAGCTTAGAGGCGTCGACGATCCGGAGCAGAAACGGAAAATCATCGGCAACGAGTTCATTTATGTCTTCCAAGAGGAATCTGCGAAGTTTGATGACTTCGAATTTCTGGCGCAAGGTACGCTGTACACCGATATCGTCGAGAGCGGAACGGCAACGGCGCAGACGATCAAATCGCATCATAATGTCGGCGGACTGCCGGAGGATATCAAGTTCAAGCTGATCGAACCGCTCAAGGCGCTGTTCAAGGATGAAGTGCGCAAGGTCGGCGAAGAGTGCGGCCTGCCGGAAGAGATTGTGTGGCGTCAGCCTTTCCCGGGTCCGGGTCTTGCGATCCGTGTGCTCGGAGAAGTAACGGACGAGAAATTGACGATCGTTCGCGATTCCGATGCGATTCTGCGTGAAGAAATCGCCAAAGCCGGCCTGAAGCGCGAAATCTGGCAGTACTTCACAGCGCTGCCGAATATGAAAAGCGTCGGGGTCATGGGCGATGCCCGCACCTATTCATACACGGTCGGTATTCGCGCCGTTACCTCGATTGACGGCATGACCGCCGATTGGGCGCGCATTCCGTGGGATGTGCTCGAGAAGATCTCGGTGCGAATCGTCAACGAAGTCGACAATGTCAACCGTGTTGTCTACGACATCACATCGAAGCCGCCGGCTACGATCGAGTGGGAATAA
- a CDS encoding phosphotransferase enzyme family protein, producing MMMKLSTMKKVMDTVDADWRSPLADQIAAPWGYDPGSVLCLRCSANFVFVLRKEGRLYFLRFNDACERELSQVESEIGLLLYLRDQPVRTAQPVPSRSGKYVETVHTEVGTYHAVLFEALPGDQLEIEDLNAAQFRNWGSALGRLHHILKSIPESFRRSRLSSRDRLEIVRGLLPGHEQSAIAELHRIIDWAEQLPVTGDNYGLIHYDFELDNHRWEGQTVGTLDFDDCCAHWYAADIANALGDVSKYEVDVSHPGVKAFIEGYITETPLDPDMIAALNWFKRMDNLLGFADLLRVIDLPDAPEDPEWLSKLRSKLLAAVDGYRSHLDTFED from the coding sequence ATGATGATGAAATTAAGTACGATGAAGAAGGTTATGGATACCGTGGATGCGGATTGGAGGAGCCCGCTGGCAGATCAGATCGCCGCACCATGGGGGTATGACCCGGGATCTGTATTGTGCTTGCGGTGCAGCGCGAACTTCGTATTTGTACTGCGCAAGGAAGGTCGGCTATATTTTCTGCGCTTCAACGATGCGTGCGAGCGGGAGCTCAGTCAAGTGGAATCGGAGATCGGACTTCTGCTCTATCTTCGCGATCAGCCCGTCCGGACCGCGCAGCCTGTGCCTTCGCGCAGCGGCAAGTACGTGGAGACTGTGCACACCGAAGTTGGAACGTATCATGCAGTTCTCTTCGAAGCGCTGCCGGGCGACCAGCTCGAGATCGAAGACCTCAATGCAGCGCAATTTCGCAATTGGGGGAGCGCTCTGGGCCGTCTTCATCACATTTTAAAAAGCATACCCGAATCGTTCCGCCGCAGCCGCTTGAGCTCGAGGGATAGACTTGAGATCGTCCGCGGCTTGCTTCCCGGCCACGAACAATCCGCCATAGCTGAGCTTCACCGAATTATCGATTGGGCGGAGCAGCTGCCTGTTACCGGTGATAATTACGGTCTGATTCATTACGATTTCGAATTGGATAACCACCGATGGGAGGGCCAAACGGTCGGGACGCTCGATTTTGACGATTGCTGCGCGCACTGGTATGCAGCGGACATTGCCAATGCTCTAGGAGATGTGTCCAAATATGAAGTCGATGTAAGCCATCCCGGGGTTAAAGCCTTTATAGAAGGTTATATTACGGAAACGCCGCTTGATCCCGATATGATCGCCGCGCTGAATTGGTTCAAACGAATGGATAACCTGTTAGGATTCGCCGACCTGCTTCGCGTTATAGATCTGCCCGACGCACCGGAAGATCCCGAATGGCTGAGCAAGCTTCGCAGCAAGCTGCTCGCCGCAGTCGACGGTTACCGGTCACACCTGGACACCTTCGAGGACTGA